In Diachasmimorpha longicaudata isolate KC_UGA_2023 chromosome 4, iyDiaLong2, whole genome shotgun sequence, a single genomic region encodes these proteins:
- the LOC135161652 gene encoding uncharacterized protein LOC135161652: MYYVWGKPSISRPTQTRPAQQPTASARKREKCKRKRQNLVWSPEEEVWHEPYMVCLHKDFSDASIRCDSTLELPWKDIALPLTGMRIRPEVRVPLTVDDEEGDTEKIEEPEKKESTGRMELPWHDLLVSDVVMPQISPDLAACDSRVEIPWGQLSFEEPPEIKPPPVKRTCSGDAIEVPWDDIMIPRNIIIATKARKHPSNTTKRRPEGPEKCQPCNRSPKEQKTSRKIPVIKCPAVRK; encoded by the exons ATGTATTATGTGTGGGGTAAGCCGTCGATATCAAGGCCAACGCAGACGCGTCCGGCCCAGCAACCGACAGCCAGTGCGAGAAAACGAGAAAAATGCAAGAGAAAACGCCAGAACTTGGTCTGGAGTCCCGAGGAAGAGGTCTGGCACGAGCCTTATATGGTGTGCCTCCACAAAGATTTTTCCGATGCATCAATTCGATGTGACTCGACACTGGAACTCCCCTGGAAGGACATAGCTCTTCCACTGACTGGGATGCGCATCAGACCGGAAGTGCGAGTGCCATTGACTGTTGACGATGAGGAGGGAGATACGGAGAAGATTGAGGAGCCGGAGAAAAAAG AGTCGACTGGCCGCATGGAGCTACCCTGGCACGACCTCCTCGTGTCAGACGTGGTGATGCCCCAGATATCCCCGGACCTCGCCGCCTGTGACTCCAGAGTGGAGATCCCTTGGGGCCAACTATCGTTCGAGGAGCCCCCAGAAATCAAGCCCCCACCAGTCAAGCGTACGTGCTCCGGAGACGCCATAGAGGTGCCCTGGGACGACATCATGATACCCAGGAATATAATCATTGCCACTAAGGCCCGAAAACACCCGTCAAATACGACAAAACGTCGCCCGGAGGGCCCCGAAAAATGCCAGCCCTGCAATCGCAGCCCCAAAGAACAGAAAACCAGTCGAAAAATACCTG TCATCAAGTGCCCGGCTGTCAGAAAATAA